One Rhododendron vialii isolate Sample 1 chromosome 2a, ASM3025357v1 genomic region harbors:
- the LOC131317464 gene encoding uncharacterized protein LOC131317464 has product MPALKNIKELRSLQGHLAYIRRFISNLARRCQPLSHLMKKDAPFIWDHACQNDFESIKTYLLNSPVLGAPISEKPLILYIAAQEESLGAMLVQNDEENKERALYYLSRRLTKNELMYSPIEKMCLALVFSSQKLRHYFQAHTIHLVAKADPKALKGQALANFLADHPISADWEISEEFPDEDVLFIEVLQPWTMFYDGAARLEGAGAGVIFVSPQKQVLPYAFILREKCSNNVAEYQALILGLQMATEMKILDLEIFGDSKLIINLLCGDYEVKKDDLVPYFQYASHLLKNLEGVTHEHVPREENRMADALANLATTLALQEGENVNVHVCKQWILPQLLDYRLEEANAITVMPIKDNDWRQPLIDYLQHGKLPNDRRHRAEIRRRAPRFIFFKDTLFRRSFEGVFLRCLRKEESQQAMEESHSGICGAHQSGPKLHFRGLDAVGPLTKSSAGHLYILAATDYFSKWAEAILAKEVKKETVVDFIKSNIIFRYGVPRHIIIDNGTPFINKLMDKLCDKFDFMQRTSSMNNAPANGLADAFNKTLSNLLKKVVAKSRPDWTPTQATPYSLVYGVEAVLPLERRIPSLRIALQEGLTDEENAKLYLAEFEALDEKRLEAQQQLECYQARISKAFDKKVKPRSFKFEDLVLPLRRPIITNRRTHNKFLSKWDGPYVAVEV; this is encoded by the exons ATGCCAGCGCTGAAAAACATAAAGGAACTCCGAAGCTTGCAAGGCCATTTGGCGTACATTCGTCGATTCATTTCAAACTTAGCAAGGCGTTGCCAACCTTTAAGTCATTTGATGAAAAAAGATGCACCTTTCATTTGGGATCATGCTTGTCAAAATGACTTTGAAAGTATCAAAACGTACTTACTCAATTCTCCAGTTTTAGGGGCTCCTATTTCCGAAAAACCACTAATACTTTACATAGCTGCCCAAGAGGAGTCACTGGGGGCAATGCTTGTGCAAAATGATGAAGAGAACAAAGAACGGGCACTCTACTACCTGAGTCGAAGATTGACTAAAAATGAGCTCATGTATTCACCTATTGAAAAGATGTGTTTGGCACTCGTCTTCTCCtcgcaaaagttaaggcattaTTTTCAAGCACACACAATTCATCTCGTGGCCAAAGCAGACCCG AAAGCACTAAAAGGGCAAGCATTAGCAAATTTCTTGGCGGATCATCCTATTTCAGCTGATTGGGAAATATCCGAAGAGTTCCCTGATGAAGATGTGCTATTTATTGAGGTTCTTCAGCCCTGGACGATGTTCTATGATGGGGCTGCTAGATTGGAAGGGGCTGGAGCTGGCGTCATCTTTGTCTCTCCACAAAAGCAAGTCCTACCTTATGCATTCATACTTAGAGAAAAATGTTCAAACAATGTCGCTGAGTATCAAGCTTTGATTCTTGGTCTCCAAATGGCTACTGAAATGAAGATTCTAGACCTTGAGATCTTTGGAGACTCCAAGCTAATAATTAACCTACTATGCGGCGACTATGAAGTGAAGAAAGATGACTTAGTTCCATATTTTCAATATGCAAGTCACTTGTTGAAAAATCTTGAAGGAGTGACGCATGAGCATGTGCCACGAGAGGAGAATCGCATGGCAGATGCACTAGCTAACCTAGCAACAACCTTGGCATTGCAAGAAGGTGAGAATGTCAACGTCCATGTGTGCAAACAATGGATATTGCCACAGTTGTTGGACTACCGCCTCGAAGAAGCAAATGCAATCACAGTCATGCCCATTAAAGACAACGATTGGAGACAACCCCTGATTGATTACCTCCAACACGGAAAGCTTCCAAATGACCGTCGACATAGGGCAGAGATAAGACGACGAGCTCCTCGATTCATCTTTTTCAAAGATACTTTATTTCGTCGATCATTCGAAGGTGTCTTTCTCCGCTGTCTTAGGAAAGAAGAATCCCAACAAGCAATGGAAGAATCCCACTCTGGGATTTGTGGGGCACATCAATCTGGTCCAAAACTTCACTTTCGA GGGTTAGATGCAGTTGGACCACTTACCAAGTCTTCTGCTGGCCACTTGTACATTCTGGCTGCAACGGACTACTTCTCAAAATGGGCCGAAGCTATTCTAGCCAAGGAAGTCAAGAAGGAAACCGTTGTTGATTTCATCAAGTCAAATATCATCTTTCGGTATGGAGTGCCACGTCACATCATCATTGACAATGGAACACCCTTCATTAATAAGCTAATGGATAAGCTTTGCGACAAGTTTGACTTCATGCAAAGAACCTCCTCAATGAATAATGCACCGGCTAATGGGCTCGCAGATGCATTTAACAAAACATTGAGCAACCTCTTGAAGAAAGTGGTCGCAAAGTCTAGGCCAGATTG GACCCCTACTCAAGCGACCCCATACTCTCTTGTGTACGGTGTTGAAGCTGTTCTTCCACTAGAGCGACGAATTCCATCATTAAGGATTGCCCTCCAAGAAGGCTTGACTGATGAAGAAAATGCAAAGCTTTACCTCGCTGAGTTTGAAGCACTGGACGAGAAGAGATTGGAAGCGCAGCAACAGTTGGAATGCTACCAAGCTCGAATCTCTAAAGCTTTCGACAAAAAGGTTAAGCCTCGCTCCTTTA